A stretch of Ranitomeya variabilis isolate aRanVar5 chromosome 3, aRanVar5.hap1, whole genome shotgun sequence DNA encodes these proteins:
- the LOC143815409 gene encoding histone H2A-like, with protein sequence MTDEQVLLIMYGRGKKLQKPAAGKVSRSAKVGLQFPVGRIHRLLRIGNYAEKIEGDASVYLTAILEYLCVEVLKLSVNAAKEDEKTKILVPHIQLVVRNDEGLSKLFGGVPTAPQAVLVPEKTEKGSSSQEPEAAESEEF encoded by the exons ATGACCGacgagcagg TTCTTCTGATCATGTATGGTCGTGGCAAGAAGCTCCAGAAACCTGCAGCTGGAAAGGTCTCCAGATCGGCCAAGGTAGGGCTCCAGTTCCCAGTGGGCCGTATCCACAGGCTCCTGAGGATTGGGAACTATGCTGAGAAGATTGAAGGCGACGCCAGCGTCTATCTAACGGCCATCCTGGAATACCTGTGTGTTGAGGTCCTGAAGCTGTCAGTAAATGCAGCCAAGGAGGACGAGAAAACCAAGATCCTGGTTCCACACATCCAACTGGTTGTCAGGAATGATGAGGGACTGAGCAAACTGTTTGGTGGGGTCCCCACTGCACCCCAAGCGGTCCTAGTGCCCGAGAAGACTGAAAAGGGCTCGTCCTCACAGGAACCTGAAGCCGCAGAGTCTGAGGAGTTCTGA